The genomic stretch GCTGCAACTGCCTGTTTTGAGTGCGTTTTATTTTGTGAACAAAAAATGACCAGTCAGGATTTTCGCCTGTAGCGCCCGCCTTTGCGGCGTCCTACAGCGTTTCATCAACAGAGTTATCCACAGGGTGCCTTGCCCCTTATGCGCGCTCGGCGAGCACCATCAGGTTGCGCGGTGTCAGCGCTGTTTCGCAGAAGAGGCCTACTTGAGCCTTGTAGCCGTTTTCTTGCAGAAACAGTGCCCGATCCAGAACCAGCCACAATTCCAATGGGCGGCGAAACAGGCCACGTACCAACTCCAGATTTCGTACCTGCGCCAGGCGTTGCCAGCCGTGCTGTTCCAGGTTTGGCCAATCCTGTTCGCCTGTGGATAACCCCTTGAGCGCCGCCAGGTGCTGGCAGTAATCGGCAAAGGGCCGGTTCAGCCATTCGCTTGGCAATGAAGGCGTGGGCAGGTACTCGTCGCACCCGCGCAGTTGCCGCTGCAATTGGTCAAAGCCCAGGCGCCGGGCCATGGAGGTGTCCCGTTGCAGGCGTACCCGTGTGCCTGCGGTGACGGTTTCGCTCAGGGGCAAGCCAAGGTCTTCCCGCGATAAACGCAGTGCCGAAGCGCGGGCCGGGGTCGATAGCGCCTGGTATTGCTCGCTGCCGATGCGGTTGTAACAGCAGGGCGCCACGGCCAGGTGCGGGCAGCCGGTGGCGCTGGCCAGGTGCAGCAGGCGTACATGCAGGTCGCCGCAGGCATGTAGGG from Pseudomonas fluorescens encodes the following:
- a CDS encoding methyltransferase, with product MPARGADTGLTGERLLARFLALDAFLTEHQRLWRPRPFTHLQLPWEAQHPALAQWLRQRSLAEAESSHNLPTELQAPAPFPQWAQLAARLSTVDKLPSGALHTAPSRLNVDVPGRKWQQIEAFGGALHFARRPTHWLDWCAGKGHLGRRLLQPGQGLTCLEYDPTLSAAGQALSDHHQMSARHRQQDVMAESAVQQLTDKHTPVALHACGDLHVRLLHLASATGCPHLAVAPCCYNRIGSEQYQALSTPARASALRLSREDLGLPLSETVTAGTRVRLQRDTSMARRLGFDQLQRQLRGCDEYLPTPSLPSEWLNRPFADYCQHLAALKGLSTGEQDWPNLEQHGWQRLAQVRNLELVRGLFRRPLELWLVLDRALFLQENGYKAQVGLFCETALTPRNLMVLAERA